One Ignavibacterium sp. DNA segment encodes these proteins:
- a CDS encoding response regulator transcription factor: MKSLTDVIIIEDNELLRDSLKEAINKSGQISCRHSFGSGEAALDFIEKEELVPDIILLDIGLPGMNGIEVIPELRKLSPSSKIIIITIHDDDENVFNAICAGASGYLLKDLSSDKIVSSISEVMNGGAPMNSHIAKKVLNMFRDHNIKSDGYGLSEREKEILSLLVEGLSKKLIADKIFLSHHTVDSHIRNIYAKLEVHSRSSAISKAIREKLL, encoded by the coding sequence ATGAAATCATTAACCGATGTAATTATTATTGAAGATAATGAGCTGTTAAGAGATTCGCTTAAGGAGGCTATCAACAAGAGCGGTCAGATCAGCTGCAGGCATTCGTTTGGTTCTGGTGAAGCCGCTCTTGATTTTATTGAAAAGGAAGAGTTAGTTCCCGATATAATTCTGCTTGATATTGGTCTTCCGGGAATGAATGGCATTGAAGTAATACCTGAGCTTAGAAAATTGTCTCCATCATCAAAAATAATTATCATAACTATTCACGATGATGATGAGAATGTATTTAATGCAATTTGTGCTGGTGCTTCCGGCTATCTGCTGAAAGATCTGTCATCAGATAAAATTGTATCTTCTATCAGTGAAGTTATGAACGGCGGCGCACCAATGAATTCTCACATCGCTAAGAAAGTGCTTAATATGTTCCGTGACCATAATATAAAATCTGATGGTTATGGTCTTTCTGAAAGAGAAAAAGAAATCTTAAGTCTGTTGGTTGAGGGCTTAAGTAAAAAATTAATTGCAGATAAAATATTTCTCAGCCATCATACTGTCGATTCACATATCCGCAACATCTACGCAAAGCTGGAAGTTCATTCCCGCAGCAGTGCAATTTCCAAAGCAATAAGAGAAAAGCTTCTTTAA